Proteins from one Planctomyces sp. SH-PL62 genomic window:
- a CDS encoding DUF1559 domain-containing protein, with protein sequence MTPRLPEELGGGSTSVLTRGLEWVAVSVEPTPSPMVRVVGQASDAASADALKSLGERAVRLIGSSSRIADFVPRIKLLADELRPRVEGRRIVIDLSGRAGVQWARAVIEPVAETYLRARCVDNLMVLGLAMHNYEATHGTFPPAYSVDANGKPLLSWRVAILPFVDQGDLFKEFHQDEPWDSPHNKTLIERMPQVFTCPSRRGGAPAPGMTVYKTPRETYTLFPGKVGVAIKEITDGTATTIMILETPADQAVVWTRPDDWDVPATIDPKALLTRHIGGASATLGDGSVVFFRQSMNPATLLKLLTRAGGEVVNPGDD encoded by the coding sequence ATGACGCCCAGGCTCCCCGAAGAGTTGGGGGGCGGCTCGACGAGCGTCCTCACCCGGGGCCTCGAATGGGTCGCGGTCTCGGTCGAGCCCACGCCTTCGCCGATGGTCCGAGTCGTCGGCCAGGCGTCCGACGCCGCGTCGGCGGACGCTCTGAAGAGTCTGGGCGAGCGCGCGGTCCGGTTGATCGGCTCGTCGTCGAGGATCGCGGACTTCGTGCCGCGGATCAAGCTCCTCGCGGACGAGCTTCGGCCCCGCGTCGAGGGCCGTCGGATCGTGATCGATCTCTCCGGCCGGGCCGGCGTCCAGTGGGCCCGGGCCGTCATCGAGCCGGTCGCCGAGACGTATCTGCGGGCCCGATGCGTCGACAACCTGATGGTGTTGGGACTGGCCATGCACAATTACGAGGCCACGCATGGGACCTTCCCGCCCGCGTACTCAGTCGATGCGAACGGCAAGCCCCTCCTGAGCTGGCGGGTGGCGATCCTGCCGTTCGTGGATCAAGGCGACCTCTTCAAGGAGTTCCATCAGGACGAGCCCTGGGACTCTCCCCACAACAAGACGCTGATCGAGCGGATGCCCCAGGTTTTCACGTGTCCTTCGCGACGAGGCGGGGCGCCGGCTCCGGGGATGACGGTCTACAAGACGCCGCGAGAGACCTACACCCTCTTCCCCGGCAAGGTCGGCGTGGCCATCAAGGAGATCACCGACGGGACCGCCACCACGATCATGATCCTGGAGACCCCGGCCGATCAGGCCGTCGTCTGGACCAGACCCGACGACTGGGACGTCCCGGCGACGATCGACCCGAAAGCCTTGCTGACCCGCCACATCGGGGGGGCTTCGGCGACGTTGGGCGACGGTTCGGTCGTGTTCTTCCGCCAGAGCATGAACCCGGCCACGCTGCTCAAGCTCCTCACCCGCGCCGGCGGGGAGGTCGTCAATCCGGGCGACGACTGA
- a CDS encoding RNA polymerase sigma factor, with translation MDPEAIGRLLDRHADALTLFARQLCDSPEDAVQEAFLRLSVLDREPENPAAWLFRVVRNLAVDASIAAGRRRRHETQAGSSTVAWFASPVGDGPGGIDADEARHALESLPIEEREVIVAHLWGGLTFAQIAGASGTSSSAAHRLYKRGLESLRERLGVTCNRARTNPS, from the coding sequence ATGGACCCTGAAGCGATCGGACGACTGCTGGACCGCCACGCCGACGCGCTGACGCTGTTCGCGCGGCAGCTCTGCGACTCGCCCGAGGACGCCGTACAGGAGGCCTTTCTGCGGCTCAGCGTCCTCGACCGCGAGCCCGAGAACCCGGCGGCCTGGCTGTTCCGGGTCGTCCGTAATCTGGCCGTCGACGCGTCGATCGCCGCCGGACGAAGGCGCAGGCATGAGACGCAAGCCGGGTCGAGCACCGTCGCGTGGTTCGCCTCGCCCGTCGGAGACGGCCCCGGCGGGATCGACGCGGACGAGGCCCGGCACGCCCTGGAGTCCTTGCCGATCGAGGAGCGGGAGGTGATCGTCGCCCACCTCTGGGGCGGGCTGACGTTCGCCCAGATCGCCGGGGCGTCCGGCACTTCTTCCAGCGCGGCCCATCGCCTCTACAAACGCGGCCTGGAGTCTCTGAGAGAACGCCTGGGGGTGACATGCAACCGAGCCCGAACCAACCCGAGTTGA
- the larC gene encoding nickel pincer cofactor biosynthesis protein LarC, whose translation MRVGYFDCFSGVSGDMTLGALVDAGVDPRAIQQAVASLGLPGELSFETVRRGGFRATYARVETPHEHAHRHWHHIEAIIEKGALTPRQKDLATRIFMRLGQAEARVHGVDLAKIHFHEVGAVDSIIDIVGSAVGLDLLGVDRFECSAVPPGRGSIKAEHGRMALPAPATAEILKGVPLAESTVEMEMTTPTGAAIMTTVAERFGPLPSLTVESIGLGAGTREVPGQANILRLFVGVLEPSPHGDRVFMLETNLDDLPGEVVGYTTIKLLEAGALDVFTTAIQMKKNRPGVMVSVLCDEAAIPVMEEILFRETTTLGVRRFPVSRHKLNRKAVEVETEFGAVRGKLGWLEDRPPTFSPEFDDCAKIASERGVALREVFDAAHAAYARRLNESVMEQSPAR comes from the coding sequence GTGCGCGTCGGATACTTCGATTGCTTCAGCGGCGTCTCGGGCGACATGACTCTCGGCGCGCTCGTCGACGCGGGGGTCGATCCTCGGGCGATCCAGCAGGCCGTCGCCAGCCTCGGACTGCCGGGCGAACTCTCGTTCGAGACCGTGCGGCGCGGGGGCTTCCGGGCCACCTACGCCCGCGTCGAGACGCCCCACGAGCACGCCCACCGGCACTGGCACCACATCGAGGCGATCATCGAGAAGGGGGCGCTCACGCCCCGCCAGAAGGACCTCGCGACCCGGATCTTCATGAGGCTGGGCCAGGCCGAGGCCCGCGTCCACGGCGTCGACCTGGCGAAGATCCACTTCCACGAGGTCGGTGCGGTCGATTCGATCATCGACATCGTGGGATCGGCCGTCGGGCTCGACCTGCTCGGCGTCGACCGCTTCGAATGCAGCGCGGTGCCCCCCGGCCGGGGCTCGATCAAGGCCGAACACGGCCGCATGGCCCTCCCCGCCCCCGCCACGGCCGAGATCCTCAAGGGGGTCCCGCTGGCCGAATCGACCGTCGAGATGGAAATGACGACCCCCACCGGCGCGGCGATCATGACGACCGTCGCCGAGCGGTTCGGCCCCCTCCCCTCCCTGACCGTCGAGTCGATCGGTCTGGGTGCCGGGACCCGAGAGGTCCCCGGCCAGGCGAACATCCTCCGACTCTTCGTGGGAGTCCTCGAACCTTCCCCGCACGGCGATCGCGTCTTCATGCTGGAGACGAACCTCGACGACCTGCCCGGCGAGGTCGTGGGCTACACGACGATCAAGCTGCTGGAGGCCGGCGCCCTCGACGTCTTCACGACGGCGATCCAGATGAAGAAGAACCGTCCGGGCGTGATGGTCAGCGTCCTTTGCGACGAGGCGGCGATCCCGGTCATGGAGGAGATCCTGTTCCGGGAGACGACGACCCTAGGGGTGAGACGGTTCCCCGTCAGTCGCCACAAGCTGAACCGCAAGGCCGTCGAGGTCGAGACCGAGTTCGGCGCCGTCCGGGGCAAGCTCGGCTGGCTGGAGGATCGGCCCCCGACGTTCAGCCCCGAGTTCGACGACTGCGCGAAGATCGCTTCGGAACGCGGCGTGGCCCTGCGCGAGGTCTTCGACGCTGCCCACGCCGCCTACGCTCGACGCCTGAACGAATCGGTCATGGAGCAATCCCCGGCCCGTTGA
- a CDS encoding glycosyltransferase: MSVLETWIVRFYIGVILIWPIRWVVLRFVLGRTRFLTTASAKLDGPEFPRVSAVIPAKDEEATLDECLTAVRSQDYPNLEILVVDDRSDDDTLAIARRHESLDDRVRVVQNDRLPPGWTGKTYVLHKHAPLTDGEWLWFLDADTKHEPLFLKVMLRYALDNDAALVSLLPELKCETFWEQVVQPLAGIVLMQSFQPSRINDDSSKLAFANGQSILVASKAYAAAGGHRAVRDRFVEDIGLATKVKALGLPIRLAIAKGLVSCRMYASLGQLVRGWSRILYDALDRSPTRLVLKLLDPIIFSQSGHLALAIALGLLATGRGGPFAYWLLGLSLLHHALMYAVFHLIYNVSVPGSRYVATFPLGNLLTDYILIRAIRMCFTGKVAWRGTSYDANLSRTRDDAADEADELETAGR, translated from the coding sequence ATGAGCGTCCTCGAAACCTGGATCGTGCGGTTCTACATCGGCGTTATTCTGATCTGGCCGATCCGATGGGTCGTCCTGAGGTTCGTCCTCGGCCGGACGCGGTTTCTGACGACGGCGTCGGCGAAGCTGGACGGGCCGGAATTCCCCAGGGTCTCGGCCGTGATCCCGGCGAAGGACGAGGAGGCGACGCTCGACGAATGCCTCACGGCGGTCCGCTCCCAGGACTATCCCAACCTGGAGATCCTGGTCGTCGACGACCGGAGCGACGACGACACGCTGGCGATCGCCCGGCGGCACGAGTCCCTGGACGACCGGGTCCGCGTGGTCCAGAACGATCGGCTCCCCCCCGGCTGGACCGGTAAGACGTACGTGCTCCACAAGCACGCCCCCCTGACCGACGGCGAGTGGCTCTGGTTCCTCGACGCCGACACGAAGCACGAGCCGCTGTTCCTGAAGGTCATGCTGCGTTACGCGCTCGACAACGACGCGGCGCTGGTGAGCCTGCTCCCCGAGCTGAAGTGCGAGACCTTCTGGGAGCAGGTCGTGCAGCCGCTCGCCGGGATCGTCCTGATGCAGTCGTTCCAGCCCAGCCGGATCAACGACGATTCGTCGAAGCTCGCCTTCGCCAACGGCCAGTCGATCCTGGTCGCGAGCAAGGCTTACGCGGCGGCCGGGGGGCATCGGGCGGTGCGGGATCGGTTCGTCGAGGACATCGGCCTGGCGACCAAGGTCAAGGCCCTGGGCCTGCCGATCCGCCTGGCGATCGCCAAGGGACTCGTCTCGTGCCGGATGTACGCCTCGCTCGGCCAACTCGTCCGAGGTTGGAGCCGGATCCTCTACGACGCGCTCGACCGGAGCCCGACCCGACTCGTCCTGAAGCTCCTGGATCCGATCATCTTCTCCCAGAGCGGCCATCTGGCGCTGGCGATCGCGCTCGGCCTCCTCGCCACCGGCCGAGGCGGCCCGTTCGCGTACTGGCTGCTGGGGCTCTCGCTCCTCCATCACGCGCTGATGTACGCCGTGTTCCACCTGATCTACAACGTCTCGGTCCCCGGCTCCCGGTACGTCGCGACGTTCCCGCTCGGCAACCTCCTGACCGATTACATCTTGATCCGGGCGATCCGGATGTGCTTCACCGGCAAGGTGGCCTGGCGGGGGACCAGCTACGACGCAAACCTCTCTCGCACCCGAGACGACGCGGCGGACGAGGCCGACGAGCTCGAGACCGCGGGACGCTGA
- a CDS encoding transglutaminase domain-containing protein: protein MLLRVQHETKLTYSNDVSETVFEVRMAPPSEDDQTCLGYRLRITPSAPVTVYQDGFANRVDLFNLYRPYRELLIRATSVVRTHRAAGEPKLAEVPFDPESDEFQAVDALEYRLPSKLVERGPELVAFLESFPRPSGSLLDVVNQLMNATRSRLVYENKVTSARTPVGEALTLGRGVCQDFAHLFLGACRGVGLAARYVSGYIHEPGEIATHAWCQVWAGRNGWVDVDPTRGHIVGDDYVRIALGRDYLDVPPNRGIYRGLAEETINVAVKVEPISRVPNDWGEWSEGSDAPWSAASWIQSGRQSPRGRTSQMQSQSSFRQQQGQQQS, encoded by the coding sequence ATGCTGCTCCGAGTCCAGCACGAGACCAAACTGACCTACTCGAACGACGTCTCTGAGACGGTCTTCGAGGTTCGCATGGCCCCGCCGTCGGAGGACGACCAGACCTGCCTGGGCTATCGCCTGCGGATCACCCCGTCCGCGCCGGTGACGGTCTATCAGGACGGCTTCGCCAACCGCGTGGACCTGTTCAACCTTTACCGGCCCTATCGTGAGCTGCTGATCCGCGCCACCAGCGTGGTGCGGACCCATCGGGCGGCCGGTGAACCGAAGCTGGCCGAGGTCCCCTTCGATCCCGAATCCGACGAGTTCCAGGCCGTCGACGCGCTCGAATACCGGCTCCCCAGCAAGCTGGTCGAACGCGGCCCGGAGTTGGTTGCGTTCCTTGAGTCGTTCCCCCGCCCCTCGGGCTCGCTCCTGGACGTCGTCAATCAGCTCATGAACGCCACCCGGTCGCGGCTGGTCTATGAGAACAAGGTGACCTCCGCCCGGACTCCCGTCGGCGAGGCCCTGACGCTCGGGCGGGGCGTCTGCCAGGACTTCGCCCACTTGTTCCTCGGCGCCTGCCGGGGCGTGGGGCTGGCCGCCCGCTACGTCAGCGGGTACATCCACGAGCCCGGTGAGATCGCCACCCACGCCTGGTGCCAGGTCTGGGCCGGCCGCAACGGCTGGGTCGACGTCGACCCGACCCGGGGCCACATCGTCGGCGACGACTACGTCCGCATCGCCCTGGGCCGCGACTACCTCGACGTCCCGCCGAATCGCGGGATCTATCGCGGCCTGGCCGAAGAGACCATCAACGTCGCGGTCAAGGTCGAACCGATCTCCCGCGTCCCCAACGACTGGGGCGAGTGGTCGGAAGGCTCGGACGCCCCGTGGTCCGCCGCCTCGTGGATCCAGTCCGGGAGGCAGTCGCCGCGGGGGCGGACGTCTCAGATGCAGTCGCAGTCCAGCTTCCGGCAGCAGCAGGGGCAGCAGCAGTCCTGA
- a CDS encoding alpha-E domain-containing protein, translating to MLSRVAESLYWMGRYIERAENVARLVDIGLFIELDAEIGSGEGFAPVEIALRILSCREDLPMDVGVSSRDAALRFLTFDRGNHQSILSMIARARENARGTQEVIGVDVWSEVNRLYLFLGGTSAQRMFVRGPSSLFNAIKNSCLLIDGMIQNTLPRDEVYYFLELGRHLERLDVLCRILRAKCPLLTQEVEGHEAPMPLVGWTSLLRSCSAHGPFLRSERERIEPEGVIRFLVLESDFPRSIRYSAARCQKSLEAISGGGQDAYGCEAERILGRLESDLRYLDVAEIFDRGLLKFLESLQVTCHRVSDEIQRCFFLI from the coding sequence ATGCTCAGTCGTGTCGCCGAAAGCCTCTACTGGATGGGGCGCTACATCGAACGCGCCGAGAACGTCGCCCGCCTCGTCGACATCGGTCTGTTCATCGAGCTGGACGCCGAGATCGGCTCCGGCGAAGGCTTCGCGCCGGTCGAGATCGCCCTCAGGATCCTGTCCTGCCGAGAGGACCTCCCGATGGACGTCGGCGTCTCTTCGCGGGACGCCGCGCTCCGCTTCCTGACCTTCGACCGAGGCAACCACCAGTCGATCCTCAGCATGATCGCCCGCGCTCGCGAGAACGCCCGAGGCACCCAGGAAGTGATCGGCGTGGACGTGTGGAGCGAGGTCAACCGTCTCTACCTGTTCCTCGGCGGCACCAGCGCCCAGCGCATGTTCGTCCGGGGGCCGTCGAGCCTGTTCAACGCCATCAAGAACTCATGCCTTCTCATCGACGGTATGATCCAGAACACTTTGCCGCGCGACGAGGTCTACTACTTCCTCGAGCTGGGGCGCCATCTCGAACGGCTCGACGTCCTCTGCCGGATCCTCCGGGCCAAGTGCCCACTGCTGACCCAGGAGGTCGAAGGCCATGAGGCGCCGATGCCACTCGTGGGATGGACCAGCCTCCTTCGGAGCTGTTCCGCGCACGGACCATTCCTGCGTTCCGAACGTGAGCGCATCGAGCCCGAGGGGGTCATCCGCTTCCTCGTGCTCGAGTCGGACTTTCCCCGATCGATCCGCTACAGCGCCGCGCGTTGCCAGAAGTCGCTCGAGGCCATCTCGGGCGGCGGCCAGGACGCCTACGGCTGTGAGGCCGAGCGCATCCTGGGCCGGCTGGAGAGCGACCTCCGCTACCTCGACGTGGCCGAGATCTTCGATCGTGGACTGCTGAAGTTCCTGGAATCCCTCCAGGTCACCTGCCATCGAGTCAGCGATGAGATCCAGCGTTGCTTCTTTTTGATATGA
- a CDS encoding circularly permuted type 2 ATP-grasp protein, with translation MQATHSDESAALFSGYNVAAYDEMFGLDRTPRPHYAPLHDRLIDLGPAEIERRNKMADLTMRNQGITFTVYGREQGVEQIIPFDPIPRLVSAPEWDRIERGLKQRVRALNLFIRDIYHNRSILKDRVIPAELIFGASGYRRGCLGLRVPKDIYMHVSGIDLIRDATGEYLVLEDNCRTPSGASYVLKNRQVMKQVFPFLFEQYNVRPVDDYTDRLLSVLRYIAPDGCDDPTVVVLTPGMFNSAYYEHSFLARHMGVDLVEGRDLVLDRGQIFRRTTRGLERVDVIYRRIDDEFLDPLSFRPDGILGVAGLMGAYRAGNIGLANSLGTGVADDKGIYPFVPDIIKYYLNEQPILNNVETYRPLISSHRQHILENLESLVVKAVDGSGGYGMLIGPASTKAQRDEFRRKIEDDPRGYIAQPTIQLSRHPTFVDGRLDGRHVDLRPFVLYGEDVSVLPGGLTRVALPEGSLVVNSSQGGGTKDTWVLQGSPPVDPLRASAQAAPGGRS, from the coding sequence ATGCAAGCGACCCATTCGGATGAAAGCGCTGCGTTGTTCAGCGGCTACAACGTCGCGGCCTATGACGAGATGTTTGGCCTGGACCGCACACCTCGGCCGCATTACGCACCCCTCCACGATCGACTGATCGACCTGGGCCCCGCCGAGATCGAGCGCCGAAACAAGATGGCCGATCTCACGATGCGGAACCAGGGGATCACGTTCACGGTCTACGGACGAGAACAGGGGGTGGAGCAGATCATTCCGTTCGATCCAATCCCCCGCCTCGTCTCCGCCCCCGAGTGGGACCGAATCGAGCGTGGCCTGAAGCAGCGCGTCCGCGCCCTCAACCTCTTCATACGCGACATCTACCACAATCGTTCGATCCTCAAGGATCGAGTGATCCCCGCCGAACTGATCTTCGGCGCTTCCGGCTACCGCCGAGGCTGCCTGGGACTTCGGGTTCCCAAAGACATCTACATGCACGTCTCCGGGATCGATCTGATCCGAGACGCGACGGGCGAGTATCTCGTCCTTGAAGACAACTGCCGCACCCCCTCGGGCGCCAGCTACGTGCTCAAGAACCGGCAGGTGATGAAGCAGGTCTTCCCCTTTCTGTTCGAGCAGTACAACGTCCGGCCGGTCGACGATTACACGGATAGGCTCCTCTCGGTCCTCCGCTACATCGCCCCCGACGGCTGCGACGATCCCACAGTGGTCGTCCTGACGCCCGGCATGTTCAACTCGGCCTATTACGAGCACAGCTTTCTCGCTCGACATATGGGCGTCGACTTGGTCGAAGGCCGCGACCTCGTCCTCGACCGGGGCCAGATCTTCCGCCGCACGACGAGGGGTCTGGAGCGGGTGGATGTGATCTACCGCCGGATCGACGACGAATTCCTCGATCCACTCTCGTTCCGCCCTGATGGCATCCTCGGTGTCGCCGGCCTCATGGGCGCCTACCGCGCCGGGAACATCGGGCTCGCGAACTCACTGGGGACCGGCGTAGCCGACGACAAGGGGATCTACCCATTCGTCCCCGACATCATCAAGTATTATTTGAACGAGCAGCCGATCCTGAACAACGTCGAGACCTACCGCCCGCTCATCTCCTCGCACCGCCAGCACATCCTGGAGAACCTGGAGTCGCTGGTGGTCAAGGCGGTCGACGGGTCGGGGGGCTACGGCATGCTCATCGGTCCGGCGTCGACGAAGGCCCAGCGTGACGAGTTCCGCCGCAAGATCGAGGACGACCCTCGCGGTTACATCGCGCAGCCCACCATTCAACTCAGCCGACACCCGACTTTCGTCGACGGCCGCCTCGACGGCCGTCACGTCGACCTTCGGCCGTTCGTCCTCTATGGCGAGGACGTGTCCGTGCTGCCCGGCGGTCTGACCCGCGTGGCGCTCCCCGAAGGAAGTCTCGTCGTCAACAGCTCGCAAGGCGGAGGCACGAAGGACACCTGGGTCCTGCAAGGCTCGCCGCCGGTGGACCCCCTCCGCGCGTCGGCGCAGGCGGCCCCCGGAGGGAGGTCCTGA
- a CDS encoding HEAT repeat domain-containing protein — protein MKRPLPPTRRPINGPSVTPMFTKLRLVIVVLAWSAIPALALIATATARAQQQEQAVLAGAQYLRNAYAGKQVGETAMIALGLLKADVPASDPAVVACLAKIRTRFVSGGYNPERMSGYDVYEAAVVALALANLDSSDRGSLLDAVAAHLMRKQKANGSWDYDPRPHGDTSISQYAILGLWECANTGVEIPPSVWDRAAQWYMSTQSSAGSWNYHRDEGDPETISMTAAGVGSLLICRRQLQEYRSFQKELNPYLAPVQDSGPKGDYRPTATPASIDAAVARGMAWIGPRFNTADVRIFGKSIFYGLYGIERIGALADRQAIGRVDWFEKGGAFIRSSQRPDGSWAFSPYSDDVTSVWAILFLTRSTKKSIQRADVRKLGAGTLLGGRYLPSDLTTMTVAGGRIISRPMNGAVEGMLDVLEDPRIENADTAVAGILDRYQKQGPAAIKPHKDRFRRMLRSRDPGLRAVAAWALGRAGDLDAAPDLIAALEDADERVVATARQSLQLIGRWIDGPGPDPGATAEQKRVAAAAWKAWYEAVRPLDPSASDAATAAGPGRAEP, from the coding sequence ATGAAACGACCTCTCCCGCCGACTCGGCGCCCGATCAACGGTCCTTCGGTGACGCCTATGTTCACGAAGCTCCGCCTCGTTATCGTCGTTCTTGCGTGGTCCGCGATCCCGGCTCTGGCCCTGATCGCGACGGCGACCGCGCGCGCCCAACAGCAGGAGCAGGCCGTGCTGGCGGGCGCGCAGTATCTGCGCAACGCTTACGCGGGCAAGCAGGTCGGCGAGACGGCGATGATCGCGCTGGGGCTCCTCAAGGCCGACGTCCCCGCCAGCGATCCGGCCGTCGTCGCCTGCCTGGCGAAGATCCGCACCCGGTTCGTGAGCGGCGGCTACAATCCCGAGCGCATGTCCGGTTACGACGTGTACGAAGCGGCCGTCGTCGCGCTCGCCCTGGCGAACCTCGATTCGTCCGACCGGGGCAGCCTGTTGGACGCCGTCGCCGCCCACCTGATGAGGAAGCAGAAGGCCAACGGGAGCTGGGATTACGACCCCCGCCCCCACGGCGATACGTCGATCTCGCAGTACGCGATCCTCGGCCTCTGGGAATGCGCGAACACCGGCGTGGAGATCCCCCCCTCGGTCTGGGATCGCGCCGCGCAGTGGTACATGTCGACGCAAAGCTCGGCCGGGAGCTGGAACTACCACCGCGACGAGGGAGATCCCGAGACGATCTCGATGACCGCCGCGGGCGTGGGGAGCCTCCTGATCTGCCGTCGGCAGCTCCAGGAGTACCGCAGCTTCCAGAAGGAGCTCAACCCCTATCTGGCCCCCGTGCAGGATAGCGGGCCGAAGGGGGATTACAGGCCGACCGCGACCCCCGCGTCGATCGACGCGGCGGTCGCCCGGGGCATGGCCTGGATCGGCCCCCGCTTCAACACGGCCGACGTCAGGATCTTCGGCAAATCCATCTTCTACGGCCTGTACGGCATCGAACGGATCGGGGCCCTGGCCGACCGTCAGGCGATCGGCCGGGTCGACTGGTTCGAGAAGGGGGGCGCGTTCATCCGGTCGAGCCAGCGTCCCGACGGTTCGTGGGCCTTCTCCCCCTACTCCGACGACGTGACCTCCGTCTGGGCGATCCTCTTCCTGACGCGCTCGACCAAGAAGTCGATCCAGCGGGCGGACGTGAGGAAGCTCGGGGCGGGCACGCTGCTCGGCGGTCGCTACCTGCCGAGCGACCTGACCACGATGACGGTCGCCGGCGGCCGGATCATCAGCCGACCGATGAACGGGGCCGTCGAGGGGATGCTCGACGTGCTGGAAGACCCCCGGATCGAGAACGCCGACACGGCCGTCGCGGGCATCCTCGACCGCTACCAGAAACAAGGCCCGGCGGCGATCAAGCCCCACAAGGATCGCTTCCGGCGGATGCTCCGCAGCCGCGACCCCGGGCTCCGCGCGGTCGCCGCCTGGGCGCTCGGCCGGGCCGGCGACCTCGACGCTGCGCCCGACCTGATCGCCGCCCTGGAAGACGCCGACGAGCGGGTCGTGGCCACGGCCCGCCAGAGCCTGCAACTCATCGGCCGCTGGATCGACGGCCCCGGCCCCGATCCCGGCGCGACGGCCGAACAGAAGCGCGTCGCGGCGGCGGCCTGGAAGGCGTGGTACGAGGCCGTCCGGCCGCTCGACCCTTCCGCGAGCGACGCAGCGACGGCGGCCGGGCCGGGGAGGGCCGAGCCTTGA